In Candidatus Acidulodesulfobacterium acidiphilum, the following are encoded in one genomic region:
- a CDS encoding formate dehydrogenase subunit alpha, translating to MNGEKENNSEKITIEIDGKTVKTDNGITVLRAAKQNGIYIPALCDYKGLLPYGSCRLCGVIVEGRKGYFASCSLYAEDGMKIKTVSDELFSLKKTLMELYLSDHPNDCLTCFKNGLCELQTAASYFGLNGIRFRGKSHLNLPIDDSNPYFLFDPKRCVVCARCVRACAEIQGNFALTVAGRGFNSLIKAGWGKENSFFDSECVSCGACVKACPTGALIEKGIADYGKPFKSTGTTCGYCGVGCSFNIETKGDKIIRAVPADDSLSNFGRSCIKGRFSFGYVKSADRLKRPLIRENIDLPFREVSWEEAFSFIAERFKNIQLKYGTNAIGAISSSRCTNEENYLMQKLVRAVFHNNNIDTCARVCHQPTGYGLGVAFGTGAGTQDLSSVLHSDVIMVIGSNPTEAHPVVGSFIRQAGRSGAKLIVIDPRKTEVAKSPHIAARYHLRPLPGTNVMLLNSMAHYILKENLIKKDFIDSMCDEESFKLWADFILDESNSPETASKISGVPVEYIEGAARLYAEASAASIFYGLGVTEHLQGSTGVLAIANLAMATGNIGRQGTGVSPLRGQNNVQGAADMGAEPSTLPGYRHISDEKSRTLFERIWNVKLDDVSGMRLPDMLRGGLDGRFKGIYIMGEDIVQTDPDSNRIIESLRNMDTVVVHDLFKTVTAEYAHAILPGSSFLEKDGTFTNWERRMQRVRKVIEPLAGLQDWQVIAGLSKSLGYNMYYYNPAEIMDEIAITTPQFSGLSYELLDNKGSVQWPVNSENPQGTPILHTEKFVRGKGRFSITKHIGSKDAISEEYPFILTTVRNLYQYNCSNNTRRSFNSLWYGQDILEISQEDAEKLLIEDGSLVAVKSKKGSVTLHAKISKRVMKGVVATTFHFPELKTNVLTSEYADWSTETPEYKVTAVSISKADTPFASRNYNPLFKGDEEIKSMFLDICRIFAPYPPEIAAEEIQNHVNKYWEPFLRKKLFEIYACDESTFKTAIKKAIS from the coding sequence ATGAATGGCGAAAAAGAAAATAATTCCGAAAAAATAACGATAGAAATCGACGGTAAAACCGTTAAAACAGATAACGGGATTACCGTGCTTCGTGCGGCAAAACAAAACGGAATTTATATTCCGGCGCTTTGCGATTATAAAGGTTTATTGCCGTACGGCTCATGCAGGCTTTGCGGAGTTATAGTAGAAGGAAGAAAAGGATATTTTGCTTCGTGTTCTTTATACGCCGAAGACGGCATGAAAATTAAGACTGTTTCCGACGAACTTTTTTCTTTAAAAAAGACTTTAATGGAACTTTATCTGTCCGACCATCCGAACGACTGCCTGACATGTTTTAAAAACGGCCTTTGCGAACTTCAAACTGCGGCATCTTATTTCGGATTAAACGGAATAAGATTCAGGGGTAAAAGCCATTTAAATCTGCCTATAGACGATTCAAATCCATATTTTTTATTTGACCCTAAAAGATGCGTAGTCTGCGCAAGGTGCGTCAGGGCTTGCGCAGAAATTCAAGGTAATTTTGCCCTTACCGTTGCGGGAAGAGGTTTTAATTCCTTAATAAAAGCAGGCTGGGGTAAAGAAAATAGCTTTTTCGACTCCGAATGCGTTTCTTGCGGCGCCTGCGTAAAAGCATGTCCTACGGGCGCTCTTATCGAAAAAGGAATAGCGGATTACGGCAAGCCTTTTAAAAGTACCGGAACTACATGCGGTTACTGCGGCGTCGGATGCTCGTTTAACATAGAAACGAAAGGAGATAAAATTATTAGGGCGGTTCCTGCCGACGATAGCCTTTCAAACTTCGGACGCTCCTGTATTAAAGGCAGGTTTTCTTTCGGCTACGTCAAAAGCGCGGATAGGCTTAAGCGCCCGCTTATAAGGGAAAATATAGATTTGCCTTTCAGAGAGGTTTCGTGGGAAGAAGCCTTTAGCTTTATCGCCGAAAGATTTAAAAATATACAACTTAAATACGGAACAAATGCTATAGGCGCAATCAGTTCGTCGAGATGTACAAACGAAGAAAACTACTTAATGCAAAAACTTGTAAGGGCGGTTTTTCATAATAACAACATCGACACTTGCGCAAGGGTATGTCATCAGCCTACCGGTTACGGCCTTGGCGTAGCTTTTGGAACCGGCGCGGGAACGCAGGATTTAAGCTCTGTTTTACATTCGGACGTTATAATGGTAATAGGTTCTAATCCCACGGAAGCTCATCCCGTAGTGGGTTCTTTTATCAGGCAGGCAGGACGTTCCGGAGCAAAACTTATAGTAATAGACCCAAGGAAAACGGAGGTTGCAAAATCGCCCCACATAGCAGCGCGTTATCATTTAAGACCGCTTCCCGGAACTAACGTAATGCTTCTTAATTCTATGGCGCACTATATTTTAAAAGAAAATTTAATTAAAAAAGATTTTATTGATTCAATGTGCGACGAAGAATCCTTTAAGTTGTGGGCTGATTTTATACTTGACGAATCGAACTCTCCGGAAACCGCGTCGAAAATTAGCGGCGTTCCTGTTGAATATATCGAGGGAGCTGCCCGGCTTTATGCGGAAGCGTCAGCCGCATCTATTTTTTACGGTCTCGGCGTAACCGAACATCTGCAGGGTTCTACCGGAGTTCTTGCAATAGCGAATTTAGCTATGGCGACGGGGAATATCGGCAGACAAGGCACGGGCGTCTCTCCTTTAAGGGGGCAGAACAACGTGCAGGGAGCGGCGGACATGGGAGCGGAGCCTTCGACCCTGCCAGGTTACAGACATATTTCCGACGAAAAGTCGAGGACTTTATTTGAACGAATATGGAACGTAAAATTGGACGATGTATCCGGCATGAGGCTTCCCGATATGTTAAGGGGCGGATTGGACGGCAGATTTAAAGGCATATATATTATGGGAGAAGACATCGTTCAAACGGACCCCGACTCAAACAGAATAATAGAATCTTTAAGAAATATGGATACTGTAGTCGTTCACGATCTGTTTAAAACCGTCACTGCCGAATACGCTCATGCCATACTCCCCGGCTCATCCTTTTTAGAAAAAGACGGCACTTTTACAAACTGGGAAAGGAGGATGCAGAGGGTAAGAAAAGTAATAGAACCCTTAGCCGGTTTGCAGGACTGGCAGGTAATAGCAGGACTTTCAAAATCACTGGGTTATAACATGTACTATTATAATCCTGCGGAAATAATGGATGAAATTGCAATTACTACGCCACAGTTTTCGGGACTCAGCTATGAATTGCTGGATAATAAAGGCTCTGTCCAGTGGCCGGTCAATTCCGAAAATCCGCAAGGTACGCCTATTTTACACACAGAGAAGTTCGTAAGGGGCAAAGGCAGGTTTTCTATTACGAAACATATCGGTTCCAAAGATGCTATATCGGAAGAATATCCTTTTATTTTAACGACCGTAAGAAATCTTTACCAGTATAACTGTTCAAATAATACCCGCAGAAGTTTTAACAGCTTATGGTATGGGCAGGACATATTGGAAATTTCCCAAGAAGATGCCGAAAAGTTATTAATAGAAGACGGCAGTTTAGTTGCCGTAAAAAGCAAAAAAGGTTCGGTTACGCTTCACGCAAAAATCAGCAAAAGAGTTATGAAAGGAGTAGTTGCCACCACTTTTCATTTTCCGGAACTAAAAACCAACGTTTTAACCAGCGAATATGCCGACTGGTCAACAGAAACTCCGGAATATAAAGTAACTGCGGTTTCTATAAGCAAAGCCGATACGCCTTTTGCTTCAAGGAATTATAATCCTTTATTTAAAGGGGACGAAGAAATTAAATCGATGTTTTTAGACATCTGCAGGATTTTTGCTCCGTATCCCCCCGAAATTGCGGCGGAAGAAATTCAAAACCACGTTAATAAATACTGGGAGCCGTTTTTACGCAAAAAACTTTTTGAAATTTACGCCTGCGACGAAAGCACTTTTAAAACCGCTATAAAAAAAGCTATAAGCTAA